The proteins below are encoded in one region of Apium graveolens cultivar Ventura chromosome 4, ASM990537v1, whole genome shotgun sequence:
- the LOC141720208 gene encoding F-box protein CPR1-like, with product MALPCEMINEILCRVPVKYVLRCRSVCKDWCSLIDSTAFIKKHLKTSRDRNAGAGLMIEKLGGDEKFYLASLDSLDEDSAAVVKICDPLKALLCAAEYVCACNGLMCVLKNMGRDVFVLNPVLRKFKKVTSAPPEFPSSSEWKDRFSFGFGYDEVNDDYKLQNQRLDTDSKRSK from the exons ATGGCACTTCCTTGCGAGATGATCAATGAGATACTTTGTCGAGTACCCGTTAAGTATGTTCTTCGTTGTCGAAGTGTGTGTAAAGACTGGTGCTCTCTTATTGATAGTACTGCTTTTATCAAGAAACATCTTAAGACTAGCCGTGATCGCAATGCTGGTGCTGGTCTTATGATAGAGAAACTTGGTGGTGATGAAAAGTTTTATTTGGCTAGTCTCGATTCTTTGGATGAGGATTCTGCCGCTGTTGTCAAAATATGTGATCCGCTCAAGGCGTTACTCTGTGCTGCTGAATATGTGTGTGCTTGTAATGGTTTGATGTGTGTGCTGAAAAATATGGGGAGAGATGTTTTTGTGTTGAATCCGGTACTTAGGAAGTTCAAAAAGGTAACTTCCGCGCCACCTGAGTTTCCAAGTTCGTCTGAATGGAAAGATAGATTCtcatttggatttggttatgatGAGGTTAATGATGATTATAAG CTTCAAAACCAACGCTTGGACACGGATTCAAAACGTTCCAAATAA